From the Bacteroidia bacterium genome, one window contains:
- a CDS encoding universal stress protein, whose protein sequence is MSDRTEVVVAGVAFSPHAQLIAATASSFSALLGARTVFVHVGEEAEETRIRLAEVLRAAAVDSDCELLLRTGSPEDVLLAIAEEQQATLMVTGALEEEGMFQRIFGSVARRIARKAGCPVLLIPLNVHHVPRLENVVLGVRFDEDLAPMLSYTLGLLRAAGEHRLHIVQETDYADRLAARYIDQREREEFESEQHRALVDYLSVYDLTDFEVEVQVLDESAEGIAIVEYARSIGADLVITQAPSRALTFWDRVFTHPAESALTSLPCGMLLFRGETDGGTE, encoded by the coding sequence GTGTCGGATCGGACAGAAGTGGTCGTGGCGGGTGTGGCGTTTTCCCCGCATGCGCAACTTATCGCGGCAACAGCGAGCAGCTTCTCCGCCTTGCTCGGTGCGCGCACAGTGTTTGTACATGTTGGCGAGGAGGCGGAAGAGACGCGGATACGGCTCGCCGAAGTGCTCCGTGCCGCCGCAGTGGACAGCGATTGCGAATTACTCCTGCGCACCGGCAGTCCGGAGGATGTGTTGTTGGCCATCGCGGAAGAGCAGCAAGCGACTCTGATGGTAACAGGCGCCCTCGAAGAGGAAGGGATGTTCCAACGCATTTTCGGCAGCGTGGCACGACGAATCGCACGGAAAGCCGGGTGTCCCGTGCTGCTCATCCCGCTTAACGTCCATCACGTGCCGCGGCTGGAAAATGTCGTGCTGGGTGTCCGATTCGACGAGGATCTTGCTCCCATGCTCTCATACACCTTGGGCTTGCTCCGTGCCGCGGGAGAACATCGACTGCATATCGTGCAGGAAACAGACTATGCCGACCGCCTCGCCGCACGCTACATCGATCAACGCGAACGTGAGGAATTTGAAAGCGAGCAGCACCGAGCGTTGGTGGACTATCTCTCGGTGTACGATCTCACGGACTTCGAGGTGGAGGTACAAGTGCTCGACGAGAGTGCCGAAGGGATCGCCATTGTGGAGTACGCGCGCTCCATTGGTGCAGACCTGGTTATAACGCAGGCACCTTCGCGTGCGCTGACGTTCTGGGACCGGGTTTTCACGCATCCAGCCGAGTCGGCATTGACGAGTCTCCCCTGTGGCATGCTGCTCTTTCGCGGTGAAACCGACGGCGGGACGGAGTGA